From Lewinellaceae bacterium:
TTTCCCAAACTTCGTCCCGTTAAATTCCACCTTGCCCCGAAGTTCCTGCTGCTGCTCTTCCGGCAACTGAATGAATCCGCTGCACTTTTGAGAACAGCACTGGTGGTATTTTTCGGCGCATTCATCGCACTGAATAAACAGGATGTGGCAGGCGTCGTTGGCGCAGTTGACGTGCGTATCGCAGGGCTGGCCGCACTGGTGGCAGCGGGCGATGACCTCTTCGCCGATCTGCTCGCCCATGCGTTCGTCAAAAACGAAGTTTTTGCCCCTGAACTTAATGGGCAGCCCTTTCTCCCGGCACTGCCGGGCATATTCGATGATGCCGCCGTCGATCATGTAGACCTTGCCGAAGCCCTTGTGCAGGTAGTAGGCGCTGGCTTTCTCGCAGCGGATGCCGCCGGTGCAGTACATGATGATGGGGTGGTCTTTTTTATCCTCCAGCATCTCTTCGACGATGGGCAGCGCCTCCCGGAAAGTCTCCACATCCGGGCAGATGGCGCCCTCGAAGTGGCCGACCTCGCTCTCGTAGTGGTTGCGCATGTCCACCACAATGGTATCGGGGCTGTCCATCAGCTCGTTGACCTCCTCAGCGCTGAGGTGCCTGCCCCGCCTGGTGACGTCGAAGCTTTTGTCGTCCAGCCCGTCGGCGACGATCTTGTCGCGCACTTTGATCTTGAGCTTGTAGAAGGATTTGCCGTCGTCGTCCACCGCGATGTTCAGGCGGGCGCCGTCGAGCCAGGGGATGGCGTACATATCCTGGCGGAATGCTTCAAAGTTATTTTCCGGCACGGAGATTTGCCCGTTGATGCCTTCCGAGGCGACATAAATGCGGCCAAAGACGCCCAGCTTGCTCCAGCGCCGGTACAGTTCGTCGCGGAACTGCTTCGGGTCCCCGATCTGATGGTAGCGGTAAAAAGAAAGGGTGGTTCGCGCCTCCTCGCTCTCCAGCATGCGGCGCTTCAGCTCGTCGCTATTGACGAGGTTGTACAATCTTGGCATTTTTAATGGTTTGGTACGTTAAGCGGCGTGCGATCAATAACGGTCCGGTTTTCTAGGAGTGCTTTTTCCTTTATCCTGCGTTAAAGAACCGCCTCCCTTAGCGCTGCTAAGGTCGGGAACCTTCGCCTTGGCTAAAGAAAAAATCACTTGCCTATCGAAACACAACACTTATTAATCGCACGTCGCTAAGCAAAAAAAGACAAGTTGCAGGCTTGTTGGGCGCAGGCCCGATGCTGCCAACTGTACCTGCCGCGAAACCAAGCGCCGGCTTGCGCTTCACGGCAAAAAATTTTCAGGGGGCAAAGATACGGGGATTTTGTGGGAATGGAAAGGGGGGGTTGAGGTTAAGGCAAGGCAATTGCATGAAATATGTTTTGACCCCGAAGCGGGTCAAACGTCTATAGAATTATCCCGTATAATTAAATTTTCGACCTCGCAGAGGTCGTACAAACGGGTAGATGTACGACCTCTGCGAGGTCGGGAGGGCTTAAAACATCGTTTCCTATAAACATACGACCTTTTCAAGGTCGATCCCATTTCATGCGATTGCCATAGAGGTTAAGGTTAAGGTTGAGGTTGAGGTTGAGGTTAAGGTTGAGGTTGAGGTTGAGGTTGAGGGGCGAGGGTTGAGCGTTCCAGGCCGAGCCATTCAAGCGTATTATTGGCAAAAATATTTTCTACCACCTTGTCCGGCAGGCCCATTTCTTCGATGAAGGCGCCGATCTCCAGGTCGCCCAGAGGGAAGGGATAATCGGAGCCGAGGCAGACGCGGTTTTCCCCGGCGGTATCCAGCACGTACCGGAGCATGCGGGGGTCGTGGGTGATGCAATCGACCCAGAATTTGCCGAGGTAGTTGCGGGGCGGCACGCCGTTGTCGACGGCCACCAGGTCGGGGCGGCAGTCGAAGCCGTGCTGCACCCGGCCGATGGTAGGCAGGAAAGCGCCGCCGGCGTGGGCGAAGCAGGCCCGCAGCCCGGGCAGCCGCTCAAAAACGCCGCCGAAGATCATCGAGCAGACGGCGCGGGAGGTCTCCGCCGGCATGCCCACCAGCCAGGGCAGCCAGTACTTGCGCATGGAGTCGAACCCCATCATCTCCCAGGGGTGGACGAAGAGGGCCATGCCCAGATCTTGGCAGGCCTGAAAGATGGGAAAAAACTCCGGTTCGTTCAGGTTTTTATCGTTGATGTTGGAGCCGATCTGTATGCCTGCCAGGCCGATTTCCCGGCAGCGCTCCAACTCCCGGATGGCCAGCTCCGTATCCTGCATGGGCACGGTGCCCAGGCCGATGTAGTGTTTGGGGTGGTCGGCTACCGTTTGGGCGATATCGTCGTTGAGGAAGCGGGACAACTCCAGCCCATCCTGCGGTTTGGCCCAGTAGGAGAACATCACCGGGATGGTGCAGACAACCTGCACCTGGGTTTTATGCCCGGCGTATTCTTCAATGCGCTCCTGCGGGTCCCAGCAGTTGGAGGCGATCTCGCGAAAGAACTCCTTGCCTTTAATCATCCGGGCGCGGCCGGGGGCATGGTGTTCGAGGTAGATAAAATCCCCGTAGCCGAACTTATCCGCAAAACGGGGCAGCTTCCCGGGGATGATGTGGGTGTGCATGTCGATCTTCAACATAACAATTTGGCGGTTTGGTTAGGACAATAAGGGCAAAGGTATGGAATTTGTCGCCAAAGCGATGTCGACTGGTGCCTCCCGTATGCCCTGCTTTGAAGCTCGCCGGTCGACCATCACAACGGAAGCATCCTTACTGCCGCACCAGTTTTCCTTCAAACTGTTGATCCTGGGTGACTACCCGGTACCAGTAGATACCAGATGGCAGGGCGGAAAGGTCCACCTGCATGATGCTGCCGTTGCCTGCATTCCACTGTTTGGAGTAAACCAACTGCCCGGAGAGGGTAAAGGCCTCGACCTGGGCGCTTCCTTCCAGCCCCTCCATCCGGAAGAAGGCCTGGCCGGAGGTGGGGTTGGGAAAGACCTTTAGTTGGGGCGTTGGGGCCTGGCTGTTGGCACCGGAAACTTCCAACACTTCCAGTACGGCCGCCAGGGCATCCACTCTTCCGTATCCATAAACAGCATTGGGTATCTGCTGGCCGGAGAAATCGCCGCAATCCTGGCTGCTCAGCAAGGGCTGCGCGGTTTGTTCTATAATGGTTTCGATCTCCTCTACCTGCCCGGCCAGCTCGGGCTTGGCCGAGATGAGCAGGGCCACCAGCCCGGCGACGTGGGGCCCGGCCATGCTGGTGCCGGAGAAAGAGGCGAAACCGCCATTGAGCACGGCAGAACGCACTCCGACGCCCGGCGCCGACACATTGGGCTTCAGCCGGCCGCTGCCATCTACCGTCACCGGGCCGCGGCTGCTGAAGCCGGCAATGGTGTCGTTCTGCTGGGTAGCCCCCACCGAAAAGCTGTTTTCGTACATGGCGGCCGGCGTGCTGACTGTTTCGCAACTGTTCCCGCTATTGCCGGCGGAAACCACCACGACGATGCCCGCCGCCTTGAGGTTGTTGACCACCATCTCCATGGTAGCGAAGTTGGAGGGGTTGCAGCCTTCCGATTCCGGGCAGCTCCAGGAGTTGTTGATCACGTGGGGGGCGTATTGCACATCAGCATTTTCCCCGTTCAGGCCGTAAGGCGCCAGAAACCATTCGAAACACTCGATGTAGGTTGCCGGCGTTCCGTCGCCTTCTTCCATATTGCGGCAGGCGATCCAGCGGGCGCCGGGCGCCACGCCGATGCGTTTGCCTTCATCGCTTTCCGAGCCTGCCATGGTACCCATGGTGTGGGTGCCGTGGCTGTGGTCGTCGCAGGGCTCGGTCAAATCCAGCCCGCAGCCATTGGTGTTTTCAGGGTCTCCGATGAGCTCGTGGATGGCGTCGTGCCAGTTGTAGTTGTGGTCTGCTTCATTTCCATTCCAGCCGCGGTAAGTATCCCGGATGGCGGGGTGGCCCCAGTCGTAACCCGTATCCTGGCCGCCGATGACGACGCCCTGGCCGGTGTATCCCAGATCCCACACATCGTCGGCGTTGATCTTTTCGATTCCCCATTCCACGAAGGCGTTTCGGAAGGAAACCGGGTTTTCGTTGCCATCAGCCATTGGTTCCTGAAGATGGACGGTGGGGTTGTCCTGTACCTGTGCGACGGCCTCCAGTTGCGCCACCTGCTGGATGAGTTCCAGACCGCCTTTTGCCAGAATGGCGTTGACGATGTAAAAGGGGCGGTAGCTGGCCTTTGCTTCTTCCAGCGCCGCGATTACCGGGCCTTGCGTTTGTTGGGCCACCTCCTTTAGTTTTTCAAACACAAACCGGCCTTTTTCTTCCTTGAGGCGAAGCTGCCGGCTGCCGCTGACATCCGCCTGGGCGTGCAGCAGGATGAGGAACTCGGCCTGCGCTCCGGAAGAAACTTTTTCCAGCAGGGAGGCGTCGACTTTATCTTTCCATTCGCCGGTTTCCCGGGGCCGCCAGGAGGCCAGGGAAAACAAAACAACAGTTGCCAAGAGTATTTTCTTCATAATCCGAAATTTTAGGGCAAAGGTAATCGTTCTGCACAGTAAACTGTGTAATCCGGATTGCAGTAAATCGAAAGGAGAATATCGGGTAGCAAGGAAACGTTAATAGCTACTGATTATCAGGACATTTTATAAAAAAACCGATCCGAAAATTTTTTGACCGAATAAAATCTCCTATTTTTATAACGCTTTGATTTTGACGGCCTAAATAAAACGAGAGCCTATGCCATACCAATTCACCCTCTACGACGCCTTTTCCGGCATGAACCTCATGGAGAAGAGCAAGGTGGTTCGCTTCCTGTGCAGCAACACGCCAAACTCCAGCCGGCAAAGCGCACAGGAAGCGGTGGAATACGCCATGAAGCTGAAGCCTTCCTTCGGTGGCTTTGTCCTTGCTGTAGAACAAGGCCGGGAGCTCATTGGCGCTATTGTAGCCAACCGCACCGGAATGGAAAGTTACAACCCTAAAAACATTTTTGTCTTCGTGACGCTTCACGAAGGCCATCGTCAGGACAAAAAGCTGATACAGGCTATGCTGCAAAAAGCCATCCGCTATGCCGACGGCGACATCGCCATGCACGTCGAACCGGATAATCCAGCCCTGGGATTGTACCAGGAACTGGGCTTTAAAGCACAGTACCTGGAACTGCGGCTGGCCAATTCCAACGCTTCAGCTGTTGCCTGACCCCCTTAAAGCCTTTCTCCTAAAACCCAAACTCACGCCAGTATTCCAGGATAAACTCCACGCTCGCGACAACACGATCTCCTTTTCCCTGAACATACTTCAACGACTTTCGGCCCAACAGCAACGAACCGGCGAACCTCCAGGACAGGGTGGCCGTCAGGATCAGTTTTTTTTTCTAATTGCCCGCTGACAACAATCACTCGTTTTTCCCGTATACTTTTCCATATTGCGGTTGTTATTTAGAAACAGCCAAAAAGGGGTAAAAACGAAATTTCATGATAATTGCTAATTTTAGCCGTAAAGCGGCTAAAGCCATGAACACAGAAACGGAACGAATAATCGGGCAGTACGAAGGAGTGGAGAAAGGGCCCCTCCTGATCTGCCTGGGGGGAATGCATGGCAATGAACCCGCCGGCGTACAGGCGCTGGAAATCCTCTTCAACCTGCTCGAGATAGAGCCGGAGACCAACCCCAATTTCACTTTCAAAGGGCGCCTGCTCGGCCTGCGCGGCAATACCCGGGCCATTTCCAAAAAAATGCGCTACCTGGAAAAAGACCTCAACCGGTTGTGGACGCCGGAAAACATTGCCCGGGTAAAAGATACCCCGAAGGCTGAACTGCAGGCCGAAGACCTCGAGCTGAAGGAATTGATCGCCATCATCGAGCAGAATGTCGAAACATACCAACCGGAAAAGATCGTCCTGCTCGACCTGCACACCACCACCGCTTATGGAGGTATTTTCTCCATTGCTACCGATGACCCGGAAAGCGTGAGAATTGCCGTCGAATTGCACGCGCCGGTGGTTAAAGGCATGCTGGAAGGCATTCGCGGCACGACCCTGCACTACTTCAACAGCAGCAATTTCTCGCGCCCAACCGCCGCCGTCAGTTTTGAATCCGGCCAACACGACGAGCCGCTGTCCGTCAACCGCGCCATCGCCGCCATCATCAACTGCATGCGGACAACCGGCTGCGTGCGCGCCGAACATGTCGAAAACCGCCACGACG
This genomic window contains:
- a CDS encoding rhodanese-related sulfurtransferase — its product is MPRLYNLVNSDELKRRMLESEEARTTLSFYRYHQIGDPKQFRDELYRRWSKLGVFGRIYVASEGINGQISVPENNFEAFRQDMYAIPWLDGARLNIAVDDDGKSFYKLKIKVRDKIVADGLDDKSFDVTRRGRHLSAEEVNELMDSPDTIVVDMRNHYESEVGHFEGAICPDVETFREALPIVEEMLEDKKDHPIIMYCTGGIRCEKASAYYLHKGFGKVYMIDGGIIEYARQCREKGLPIKFRGKNFVFDERMGEQIGEEVIARCHQCGQPCDTHVNCANDACHILFIQCDECAEKYHQCCSQKCSGFIQLPEEQQQELRGKVEFNGTKFGKGRYKAFRKDEELVLE
- a CDS encoding amidohydrolase, whose product is MKIDMHTHIIPGKLPRFADKFGYGDFIYLEHHAPGRARMIKGKEFFREIASNCWDPQERIEEYAGHKTQVQVVCTIPVMFSYWAKPQDGLELSRFLNDDIAQTVADHPKHYIGLGTVPMQDTELAIRELERCREIGLAGIQIGSNINDKNLNEPEFFPIFQACQDLGMALFVHPWEMMGFDSMRKYWLPWLVGMPAETSRAVCSMIFGGVFERLPGLRACFAHAGGAFLPTIGRVQHGFDCRPDLVAVDNGVPPRNYLGKFWVDCITHDPRMLRYVLDTAGENRVCLGSDYPFPLGDLEIGAFIEEMGLPDKVVENIFANNTLEWLGLERSTLAPQPQPQPQP
- a CDS encoding S8 family serine peptidase, translating into MKKILLATVVLFSLASWRPRETGEWKDKVDASLLEKVSSGAQAEFLILLHAQADVSGSRQLRLKEEKGRFVFEKLKEVAQQTQGPVIAALEEAKASYRPFYIVNAILAKGGLELIQQVAQLEAVAQVQDNPTVHLQEPMADGNENPVSFRNAFVEWGIEKINADDVWDLGYTGQGVVIGGQDTGYDWGHPAIRDTYRGWNGNEADHNYNWHDAIHELIGDPENTNGCGLDLTEPCDDHSHGTHTMGTMAGSESDEGKRIGVAPGARWIACRNMEEGDGTPATYIECFEWFLAPYGLNGENADVQYAPHVINNSWSCPESEGCNPSNFATMEMVVNNLKAAGIVVVVSAGNSGNSCETVSTPAAMYENSFSVGATQQNDTIAGFSSRGPVTVDGSGRLKPNVSAPGVGVRSAVLNGGFASFSGTSMAGPHVAGLVALLISAKPELAGQVEEIETIIEQTAQPLLSSQDCGDFSGQQIPNAVYGYGRVDALAAVLEVLEVSGANSQAPTPQLKVFPNPTSGQAFFRMEGLEGSAQVEAFTLSGQLVYSKQWNAGNGSIMQVDLSALPSGIYWYRVVTQDQQFEGKLVRQ
- a CDS encoding GNAT family N-acetyltransferase yields the protein MPYQFTLYDAFSGMNLMEKSKVVRFLCSNTPNSSRQSAQEAVEYAMKLKPSFGGFVLAVEQGRELIGAIVANRTGMESYNPKNIFVFVTLHEGHRQDKKLIQAMLQKAIRYADGDIAMHVEPDNPALGLYQELGFKAQYLELRLANSNASAVA
- a CDS encoding succinylglutamate desuccinylase/aspartoacylase family protein, which gives rise to MNTETERIIGQYEGVEKGPLLICLGGMHGNEPAGVQALEILFNLLEIEPETNPNFTFKGRLLGLRGNTRAISKKMRYLEKDLNRLWTPENIARVKDTPKAELQAEDLELKELIAIIEQNVETYQPEKIVLLDLHTTTAYGGIFSIATDDPESVRIAVELHAPVVKGMLEGIRGTTLHYFNSSNFSRPTAAVSFESGQHDEPLSVNRAIAAIINCMRTTGCVRAEHVENRHDALLIEYSKNLPKVLELISCHDIQPGDDFHMMPNYDNFQSVKKGELLAHDRHGPIYAKADGRILMPLYQQQGDDGFFLIRTVGEGRGD